A window of the Thermus thermophilus HB8 genome harbors these coding sequences:
- a CDS encoding phytoene desaturase family protein codes for MRALVVGAGIGGLVAARALRRAGLEVLVLEAHTYPGGLAGTFIHRGYRFDAGATLLSGLAPGGPMALIAEALEVRFPVEPFPEGFPLMAVHLPRGEVVRPVGREAEREAQRDFFGPRVLPFWRWQEERAKALLRLAPRLPWPPERGELLRLLALLPELFPLLPDLFLKAAHRAPQDPHFLRFLDAQLLIASQAEAKRTYALYAALALDLPHMGPALVPGGVGRVAEALAEGLPVRYKARAERLLLGEGRALAVEVAYGGRRRGEREVVEADLFVLDVPLAPLLGLPLKVPEDAWGAFVVHGVLPFRAPPPYFRQNAREKPFAFLSLRPEGEKTAFALSLHTPLALWEGLSPEEYGRLKARWGEMALSLGEALLPGLREAELLLFGTPRTYARFAGRAWVGGFPQTHPFRFPRVRPFPNVFRVGEGVFPGQSVPAAALSGLRAARLALEALGLAGSGGEARPSFPPFP; via the coding sequence GTGCGGGCTTTGGTGGTGGGGGCGGGCATCGGCGGGCTGGTGGCGGCCAGGGCCCTGAGGCGGGCTGGGCTCGAGGTCTTGGTCCTCGAGGCCCACACCTACCCGGGGGGCCTCGCCGGAACCTTTATCCACAGGGGTTACCGCTTTGACGCCGGGGCCACCCTGCTTTCCGGCCTCGCCCCCGGAGGCCCCATGGCCCTGATCGCGGAGGCCCTGGAGGTGCGCTTCCCCGTGGAGCCGTTCCCTGAGGGCTTCCCCCTCATGGCGGTCCACCTGCCCCGGGGGGAGGTGGTGCGCCCCGTGGGGCGGGAGGCGGAGCGGGAGGCCCAGCGGGACTTCTTCGGGCCCCGGGTCCTCCCCTTCTGGCGCTGGCAGGAGGAGAGGGCAAAGGCCCTCCTCCGCCTCGCCCCCCGCCTCCCCTGGCCCCCCGAGAGGGGGGAGCTTCTCCGCCTCCTCGCCCTCCTCCCCGAGCTTTTTCCCCTCCTCCCTGACCTCTTCTTGAAGGCGGCCCACCGGGCCCCCCAGGACCCCCACTTCCTCCGCTTCCTGGACGCCCAGCTCCTCATCGCAAGCCAGGCGGAGGCGAAGCGCACCTACGCCCTCTACGCCGCCCTGGCCCTGGACCTCCCCCACATGGGCCCGGCCCTGGTGCCGGGGGGCGTGGGGCGGGTGGCGGAGGCCCTGGCGGAAGGCCTCCCCGTGCGCTACAAGGCCCGGGCGGAGAGGCTCCTCCTAGGGGAGGGGCGGGCCTTGGCCGTGGAGGTGGCCTACGGGGGAAGAAGGCGGGGGGAGAGGGAGGTGGTGGAGGCCGACCTCTTCGTCCTGGACGTCCCCTTGGCCCCCCTTCTCGGCCTTCCCCTAAAGGTCCCCGAGGACGCCTGGGGGGCCTTCGTGGTCCACGGGGTCCTGCCCTTCAGGGCCCCTCCCCCCTACTTCCGGCAAAACGCCAGGGAAAAGCCCTTCGCCTTCCTCTCCTTGCGCCCCGAGGGGGAAAAGACGGCCTTCGCCCTAAGCCTCCACACCCCCCTCGCCCTCTGGGAGGGCCTTTCCCCGGAGGAGTACGGGAGGCTCAAGGCCCGCTGGGGGGAGATGGCCCTGAGCCTGGGGGAGGCCCTCCTCCCCGGGCTGAGGGAGGCGGAGCTCCTCCTCTTCGGCACCCCCAGGACCTACGCCCGCTTCGCCGGGCGGGCCTGGGTGGGGGGGTTCCCCCAGACCCACCCCTTCCGCTTCCCCCGGGTGCGGCCCTTCCCCAACGTCTTCCGGGTGGGGGAAGGGGTCTTCCCTGGGCAGAGCGTCCCCGCCGCGGCCCTCTCCGGCCTCAGGGCGGCCCGCCTGGCCCTAGAAGCCCTAGGTCTTGCAGGTAGCGGAGGAGAAGCCCGGCCGTCCTTCCCTCCCTTTCCGTGA
- a CDS encoding SDR family oxidoreductase — protein sequence MVPATLSRGGGGYAWGVRVLVTGATGYVGGRLVPRLLERGHQVRVLVRDETRLAGRPWAGRVEVVRGSLEDEEALRRALEGAEAAYYLVHAMLSEKAFQEAERRQAEAFARVGREAGLGHVVYLGGLLPKEGKPSPHLRSRAQVGEILRANLPATEFRAGPVIGSGSASFEMVRYLTERLPVMVAPRWVLNPVSPIAVRDVLAYLVLALERGPSGVVEIGAEPLSFKAMMETYAEVRGLKRVILPVPVLAPRLAALWVGLVTPIPNRLALPLVEGILHPLVADTARARALFPEVSPIPYRKAVELALERIALGEVETRWSGALYGRGFRLEDREGLIREVRALHTKASPEALFRSFASLGGERGWLVWNWAWALRGFLDRLLGGPGLRRGRRHPTELLPGEAVDFWRVEAVEPPRLLRLRAEMRLPGRAWLEWEAREAEGGSLLVQTAYFEPKGLTGFLYWWALYPIHRRIFSDLARAIVREAEAQAEAPPRGGGAG from the coding sequence ATGGTCCCCGCCACCCTTTCCCGAGGAGGGGGCGGGTATGCTTGGGGCGTGCGCGTCCTGGTCACGGGGGCCACGGGGTACGTGGGGGGGAGGCTGGTTCCCCGCCTCCTGGAGCGAGGGCACCAGGTGCGGGTCCTGGTGCGGGACGAGACCCGCCTCGCGGGGCGCCCCTGGGCGGGGCGGGTGGAGGTGGTGCGGGGAAGCCTGGAGGACGAGGAGGCCCTCAGGCGGGCCCTGGAGGGGGCGGAGGCCGCCTACTACCTGGTCCACGCCATGCTCTCGGAGAAGGCCTTCCAGGAGGCGGAGCGCCGCCAGGCGGAGGCCTTCGCCCGGGTGGGCCGGGAGGCGGGGTTGGGGCACGTGGTCTACCTGGGGGGCCTCCTGCCCAAGGAGGGCAAGCCCTCCCCCCACCTGAGGAGCCGGGCCCAGGTGGGGGAGATCCTGAGGGCGAACCTCCCCGCCACGGAGTTCCGGGCGGGGCCCGTGATCGGCTCGGGGTCCGCCAGCTTTGAGATGGTCCGCTACCTCACGGAACGCCTGCCCGTCATGGTGGCCCCCCGCTGGGTCCTGAACCCCGTCTCTCCCATCGCCGTCCGGGACGTGCTGGCCTACCTGGTCCTGGCCCTGGAGAGGGGGCCTTCCGGCGTGGTGGAGATCGGGGCGGAACCCCTCTCCTTCAAGGCCATGATGGAGACCTACGCCGAGGTGCGGGGGCTCAAGCGGGTCATCCTCCCCGTCCCCGTCCTCGCCCCGAGGCTCGCCGCCCTCTGGGTGGGCCTCGTCACCCCCATCCCCAACCGGCTCGCCCTGCCCCTGGTGGAGGGGATCCTCCACCCCCTGGTGGCGGACACCGCCCGGGCCAGGGCCCTTTTCCCCGAGGTCTCGCCCATCCCCTACCGCAAGGCGGTGGAGCTCGCCCTGGAGAGGATCGCCCTGGGGGAGGTGGAGACCCGCTGGTCCGGGGCGCTTTACGGCAGGGGCTTTCGCCTCGAGGACCGGGAGGGCCTCATCCGCGAGGTCCGCGCCCTCCACACCAAGGCCTCTCCGGAGGCCCTCTTTCGGAGCTTCGCCTCCCTGGGAGGGGAGAGGGGCTGGCTCGTCTGGAACTGGGCCTGGGCCTTGAGGGGGTTTCTGGACCGCCTCCTCGGGGGGCCGGGCCTGAGGCGGGGGAGGCGCCACCCCACGGAACTCCTCCCGGGGGAGGCGGTGGACTTCTGGCGGGTGGAGGCGGTGGAGCCCCCGAGGCTCCTCCGCCTGCGGGCGGAGATGCGCCTTCCCGGGCGGGCCTGGCTGGAGTGGGAGGCCAGGGAGGCGGAAGGGGGAAGCCTTCTCGTCCAGACCGCCTACTTTGAGCCCAAGGGCCTCACGGGCTTCCTCTACTGGTGGGCCCTTTACCCCATCCACCGGCGCATCTTCAGCGACCTGGCGCGGGCCATCGTCCGCGAGGCCGAAGCCCAAGCCGAAGCTCCACCACGAGGGGGCGGGGCGGGGTGA
- a CDS encoding SDR family NAD(P)-dependent oxidoreductase yields the protein MRVLITGATGGLGGAFARALKGHDLLLSGRRAGALAELAREVGARALPADLADELEAKALLEEAGPLDLLVHAVGKAGRASVREAGRDLVEEMLAAHLLTAAFVLKHARFQKGARAVFFGAYPRYVQVPGFAAYAAAKGALEAYLEAARKELLREGVHLVLVRLPAVATGLWAPLGGPPKGALSPEEAARKVLEGLFREPVPALLEV from the coding sequence ATGCGCGTCCTCATCACCGGGGCCACAGGGGGCCTGGGCGGCGCTTTTGCCCGGGCCCTGAAGGGGCATGACCTCCTCCTCTCGGGGAGGCGGGCCGGGGCCTTGGCGGAGCTCGCCCGGGAGGTTGGGGCCAGGGCGCTTCCCGCGGACCTCGCCGACGAGCTGGAGGCCAAGGCCCTCCTGGAGGAGGCGGGGCCCTTGGACCTCCTGGTCCACGCCGTGGGGAAGGCGGGGCGGGCTTCCGTGCGGGAGGCGGGCCGGGACCTCGTGGAGGAAATGCTCGCCGCCCACCTCCTCACCGCGGCCTTCGTCCTCAAGCACGCCCGCTTCCAAAAGGGGGCGAGGGCGGTCTTCTTCGGGGCCTACCCCCGTTACGTCCAGGTTCCCGGCTTCGCCGCCTACGCCGCGGCCAAGGGGGCCCTGGAGGCCTACCTCGAGGCCGCCCGGAAGGAGCTCCTTCGGGAAGGGGTGCACCTCGTCCTGGTACGGCTTCCCGCCGTGGCCACGGGGCTTTGGGCCCCCCTCGGGGGCCCCCCCAAGGGGGCCCTTTCCCCGGAGGAGGCGGCCCGAAAGGTTCTGGAGGGGCTTTTCAGGGAGCCTGTCCCGGCCCTCCTGGAGGTGTAG
- a CDS encoding flavin reductase family protein: MYRSFFYPTRLALLAVGRNFMPMAWWMPASKEPFRFLLAVDRKNHTLSLLRELSEAALAFYPWEERAWVVRAGYLSGGRVDKARRLGVPLRPACCLAHTQVPEGALAVYEMRVSEWPWDGDHALFMGEVVHVEGSAEAKERPILFLGFRDFATLGERWRFRPGGAKPLPREERGKP, encoded by the coding sequence GTGTACCGGAGCTTCTTCTACCCCACCCGCCTCGCCCTCCTCGCCGTGGGACGGAACTTCATGCCCATGGCCTGGTGGATGCCCGCCTCCAAAGAGCCCTTCCGCTTCCTCCTCGCCGTGGACCGCAAGAACCACACCCTAAGCCTCCTCCGGGAGCTCTCCGAGGCGGCCCTCGCCTTCTACCCCTGGGAGGAGCGGGCCTGGGTGGTGCGGGCGGGCTACCTCTCGGGGGGAAGGGTGGACAAGGCCCGGCGCCTGGGCGTCCCCTTGCGCCCCGCCTGTTGCCTCGCCCACACCCAGGTGCCCGAGGGGGCCCTCGCGGTCTACGAGATGCGCGTGTCCGAGTGGCCCTGGGACGGGGACCACGCCCTCTTTATGGGGGAGGTGGTCCACGTGGAGGGCTCCGCGGAGGCCAAGGAGCGCCCCATCCTCTTCCTGGGCTTCCGCGACTTCGCCACCCTAGGGGAGCGCTGGAGGTTCCGCCCCGGTGGCGCCAAGCCCCTCCCTCGGGAAGAAAGGGGGAAACCATGA
- a CDS encoding YceI family protein, with protein sequence MRTLLLLAGLLLLAQAQAPYAVEGVARYRGYYPLGSWEGVNPTARGEVLWDGREKASGKVCLKQAAWDSGNAERDEKARKILKAEAYPEACLYPQRAYREGPGFVVEGELEMAGKRLPVRVLGELREEGGGYRFSGSFTTRFSQWGLERPRFLFLEVRDEVEVYLEARLLR encoded by the coding sequence ATGAGAACCCTCCTCCTCTTGGCGGGCCTTCTCCTCCTCGCCCAGGCCCAGGCCCCCTACGCCGTGGAAGGGGTGGCCCGCTACCGGGGGTACTACCCCCTGGGAAGCTGGGAGGGGGTGAACCCCACGGCCCGGGGGGAGGTGCTCTGGGACGGGCGGGAGAAGGCCTCGGGGAAGGTCTGCCTAAAGCAGGCGGCCTGGGACTCGGGCAACGCCGAGCGGGACGAGAAGGCGCGGAAGATCCTTAAGGCCGAGGCCTACCCCGAGGCCTGCCTCTACCCCCAAAGGGCCTACCGGGAAGGCCCCGGGTTCGTCGTGGAAGGGGAGCTGGAGATGGCGGGGAAGCGGCTTCCCGTACGGGTCCTGGGGGAGCTTAGGGAGGAGGGAGGGGGCTACCGCTTCTCGGGAAGCTTCACCACCCGCTTTTCCCAGTGGGGCTTGGAGCGGCCGAGGTTCCTCTTCCTCGAGGTCCGGGACGAGGTGGAGGTCTACCTGGAGGCGAGGCTTCTGCGGTGA
- a CDS encoding DUF4926 domain-containing protein, translated as MVLKRDKEGWGLEAGDVGTVVLVYPHGGYVVGFVDHEFSAAFSRTLSSVRWARRRVRLVVAPRVRFSQG; from the coding sequence GTGGTTCTGAAGCGGGACAAAGAGGGGTGGGGCCTCGAGGCCGGGGACGTGGGGACCGTGGTCCTGGTCTACCCCCACGGGGGGTACGTGGTGGGGTTCGTGGACCACGAGTTTTCCGCCGCCTTCTCCCGCACCCTCTCCTCGGTGAGGTGGGCGAGGCGCAGGGTGCGGTTGGTGGTGGCCCCCAGGGTGAGGTTCTCGCAGGGGTAG
- a CDS encoding complex I NDUFA9 subunit family protein, with product MRVFVVGGTGFVGQEVVRLLLARGHTPLVLARRSRPLPEGAVLVEGDIAREVPDLEGVEAAIYLAGIIRERGQTFRAVHVEGVRNLLRAMERAGVGRLLHMSALGARPEAPSRYHRTKAEGEALVRQSGLSHAIFRPSLIFGPGDEFFGRVLRGLVCAPLPFVPLIGDGGFPFRPVYVGDVAEAFVGALERGLEGTYDLVGPKEYSFRELLQLVMEVLGRRKPFLSLPLWLMDRLVPLLSPLPISPLTLDQYLMLKEGNTAPFPEALKELLPAPQALEEVLPRYLRC from the coding sequence ATGCGGGTCTTCGTCGTCGGCGGAACGGGCTTCGTGGGCCAGGAGGTGGTGCGCCTCCTTTTGGCGCGGGGCCACACCCCCCTGGTCCTCGCCCGCAGGTCCAGGCCCCTCCCCGAGGGAGCGGTCCTCGTGGAGGGGGACATCGCCCGGGAGGTGCCGGACCTCGAGGGGGTGGAGGCGGCCATCTACCTCGCGGGGATCATCCGGGAAAGGGGCCAGACCTTCCGGGCGGTGCACGTGGAGGGGGTGAGGAACCTCCTCCGGGCCATGGAGCGGGCCGGGGTGGGCCGCCTTCTCCACATGTCCGCCCTGGGGGCGAGGCCCGAGGCCCCAAGCCGCTACCACCGGACCAAGGCGGAAGGGGAGGCCCTGGTGCGCCAAAGCGGCCTAAGCCACGCCATCTTCCGCCCGAGCCTCATCTTCGGCCCTGGGGACGAGTTCTTCGGCAGGGTCTTGAGGGGCCTCGTCTGCGCCCCCCTCCCCTTCGTCCCCCTCATCGGGGACGGGGGCTTCCCCTTCCGACCCGTGTACGTGGGGGACGTGGCGGAGGCCTTCGTGGGGGCCTTGGAGCGGGGCCTCGAGGGGACCTACGACCTGGTGGGGCCCAAGGAGTACAGCTTCCGCGAGCTCCTCCAGCTGGTGATGGAGGTCCTGGGGCGGAGGAAACCCTTTCTCTCCCTTCCCCTTTGGCTCATGGACCGCCTCGTCCCCCTCCTTTCCCCCTTGCCCATAAGTCCCCTTACCCTGGACCAGTACCTCATGCTCAAGGAGGGGAACACCGCCCCCTTCCCCGAGGCCCTAAAGGAGCTTCTGCCCGCGCCCCAGGCCCTGGAGGAGGTCTTGCCCCGGTACCTCCGCTGTTAA
- the ldrP gene encoding transcriptional regulator LdrP, with the protein MKRFARKETIYLRGEEARTLYRLEEGLVRVVELLPDGRLITLRHVLPGDYFGEEALEGKAYRYTAEAMTEAVVQGLEPRAMDHEALHRVARNLARQMRRVQAYEAHLQTGELRARIARYLLFLADTPLSARDRQGIYVTVSHEEIADATASIRESVSKVLADLRREGLIATAYRRVYLLDLAALEREAGSALEAA; encoded by the coding sequence ATGAAGAGGTTTGCCCGGAAGGAAACCATCTACCTCAGGGGGGAGGAGGCCCGCACCCTCTACCGCCTGGAGGAGGGCTTGGTGCGGGTGGTGGAGCTCCTCCCCGACGGCCGCCTCATCACCCTGCGCCACGTTCTTCCCGGGGACTACTTCGGGGAGGAGGCCTTGGAGGGTAAGGCCTACCGCTACACCGCCGAGGCCATGACGGAGGCAGTGGTCCAGGGGCTGGAGCCCAGGGCCATGGACCACGAGGCCCTGCACCGGGTGGCGCGGAACCTCGCCCGGCAGATGCGCCGGGTCCAGGCCTACGAGGCCCACCTGCAGACGGGGGAGCTCCGCGCCCGCATCGCCCGCTACCTCCTCTTCCTGGCGGACACCCCGCTTTCGGCCCGGGACAGGCAGGGCATCTACGTTACCGTCTCCCACGAGGAGATCGCCGACGCCACCGCCTCCATCCGCGAGTCCGTCTCCAAGGTCCTCGCCGACCTCCGCCGGGAGGGGCTCATCGCCACCGCCTACCGCCGGGTCTACCTCCTGGACCTCGCTGCCTTGGAGCGGGAGGCGGGGAGCGCCTTGGAGGCGGCCTGA
- the carH gene encoding HTH-type transcriptional repressor CarH, producing the protein MTSSGVYTIAEVEAMTGLSAEVLRQWERRYGFPKPRRTPGGHRLYSAEDVEALKTIKRWLEEGATPKAAIRRYLAQEVRPEDLGTGLLEALLRGDLAGAEALFRRGLRFWGPEGVLEHLLLPVLREVGEAWHRGEIGVAEEHLASTFLRARLQELLDLAGFPPGPPVLVTTPPGERHEIGAMLAAYHLRRKGVPALYLGPDTPLPDLRALARRLGAGTVVLSAVLSEPLRALPDGALKDLAPRVFLGGQGAGPEEARRLGAEYMEDLKGLAEALWLPRGPEKEAI; encoded by the coding sequence ATGACCTCCTCCGGGGTGTACACCATCGCCGAGGTGGAAGCCATGACCGGCCTTTCCGCCGAGGTGCTCCGCCAGTGGGAGCGCCGCTACGGCTTCCCCAAGCCCCGGCGTACCCCGGGAGGGCACCGCCTCTACAGCGCGGAAGACGTGGAGGCCCTGAAGACGATCAAGCGCTGGCTGGAGGAGGGGGCCACGCCTAAAGCGGCCATCCGCCGCTACCTGGCCCAGGAGGTGCGCCCCGAGGACCTGGGGACCGGCCTCCTCGAGGCCCTCCTCCGGGGGGACCTCGCCGGGGCCGAGGCCCTCTTCCGCCGGGGGCTCAGGTTTTGGGGCCCGGAGGGCGTCCTGGAGCACCTCCTCCTCCCCGTCCTCCGGGAGGTGGGGGAGGCCTGGCACCGGGGGGAGATCGGGGTGGCGGAGGAGCACCTGGCCTCCACCTTCCTCCGGGCAAGGCTCCAGGAACTTTTGGACCTCGCGGGCTTCCCGCCCGGGCCCCCCGTCCTCGTCACCACCCCTCCCGGGGAGCGGCACGAGATCGGGGCCATGCTCGCCGCCTACCACCTCCGCCGCAAAGGGGTCCCCGCCCTCTACCTCGGCCCCGACACCCCCCTCCCCGACCTCAGGGCCTTGGCCCGGCGGCTCGGGGCGGGGACGGTGGTCCTCTCCGCCGTCCTTTCCGAGCCTTTAAGGGCCCTCCCCGACGGGGCCCTTAAGGACCTCGCCCCCCGGGTCTTCCTCGGGGGGCAGGGGGCGGGGCCGGAGGAGGCCAGGAGGCTCGGCGCCGAGTACATGGAGGACCTGAAGGGCCTCGCCGAGGCCCTTTGGCTCCCTAGGGGGCCGGAAAAGGAGGCGATATGA
- a CDS encoding phytoene/squalene synthase family protein, producing the protein MEPDWKALLRVLRAHSATFYLGSLLFPKEARKGAWAVYAACRLGDEAVDGEGGGPEALEAWWAGVERAYRGRPLAEWEKGLAWALERWDIPFEAFLHMREGFQTDLGPVRLGTEAELLRYCYQVAGTVGRMMAPIAGGGKEAEARAVKLGQAMQLTNILRDVGEDLGRDRVYLPSELLKAYGVRLSDLEAGRITPEYRALMAHLEGKARALYREGLAGLGHLKVGRAAIALAALQYRGILDKLRLSGYDNLGRRAHLKAWERALLLPKAFLAARFPPRPEGSP; encoded by the coding sequence ATGGAGCCCGACTGGAAAGCCCTCCTCCGCGTCCTCCGCGCCCACTCCGCCACCTTCTACCTGGGAAGCCTCCTCTTCCCCAAGGAGGCCCGCAAGGGCGCCTGGGCGGTCTACGCCGCCTGCCGCCTGGGGGACGAGGCGGTGGACGGGGAGGGCGGGGGCCCGGAGGCCCTCGAGGCCTGGTGGGCGGGGGTGGAGCGGGCCTACCGGGGAAGGCCCCTCGCCGAGTGGGAGAAGGGCCTCGCCTGGGCCCTGGAGCGCTGGGACATTCCCTTTGAGGCCTTCCTCCACATGCGGGAGGGCTTCCAAACGGACCTCGGCCCCGTGCGGCTCGGGACGGAGGCGGAGCTCCTCCGCTACTGCTACCAGGTGGCGGGCACCGTGGGGCGGATGATGGCCCCCATCGCCGGGGGCGGCAAGGAGGCGGAAGCCCGGGCGGTGAAGCTGGGGCAGGCCATGCAGCTCACCAACATCCTCCGGGACGTGGGGGAGGACCTTGGGCGGGACCGGGTCTACCTGCCCTCGGAGCTCCTGAAGGCCTACGGGGTGCGCCTGAGCGACCTGGAGGCCGGGCGGATCACGCCGGAGTACCGGGCCCTCATGGCCCACCTGGAAGGGAAGGCCCGGGCCCTCTACCGGGAGGGGCTTGCGGGCCTAGGCCACCTCAAGGTGGGTCGGGCGGCCATCGCCCTCGCCGCCTTGCAGTACCGGGGCATCCTGGACAAGCTCAGGCTTTCGGGCTACGACAACCTGGGAAGGCGGGCCCACCTCAAGGCCTGGGAACGGGCCCTCCTCCTCCCCAAGGCCTTCCTCGCCGCCCGCTTTCCCCCAAGGCCGGAGGGAAGCCCCTGA
- the phr gene encoding deoxyribodipyrimidine photo-lyase, giving the protein MGPLLVWHRGDLRLHDHPALLEALARGPVVGLVVLDPNNLKTTPRRRAWFLENVRALREAYRARGGALWVLEGLPWEKVPEAARRLKAKAVYALTSHTPYGRYRDGRVREALPVPLHLLPAPHLLPPDLPRAYRVYTPFSRLYRGAAPPLPPPEALPKGPEEGEIPREDPGLPLPEPGEEAALAGLRAFLEAKLPRYAEERDRLDGEGGSRLSPYFALGVLSPRLAAWEAERRGGEGARKWVAELLWRDFSYHLLYHFPWMAERPLDPRFQAFPWQEDEALFQAWYEGKTGVPLVDAAMRELHATGFLSNRARMNAAQFAVKHLLLPWKRCEEAFRHLLLDGDRAVNLQGWQWAGGLGVDAAPYFRVFNPVLQGERHDPEGRWLKRWAPEYPSYAPKDPVVDLEEARRRYLRLARDLARG; this is encoded by the coding sequence ATGGGCCCCCTTCTCGTCTGGCACCGGGGCGACCTCCGCCTCCACGACCACCCGGCCCTCCTGGAGGCCCTGGCCCGGGGGCCGGTGGTGGGCCTCGTGGTCCTGGACCCCAACAACCTGAAGACCACCCCGAGGCGGCGGGCCTGGTTCCTGGAAAACGTCCGGGCCCTGCGGGAGGCCTACCGGGCCCGGGGCGGGGCCCTTTGGGTCCTGGAGGGCCTCCCTTGGGAGAAGGTGCCCGAGGCGGCGAGGCGGCTTAAGGCCAAGGCCGTCTACGCCCTCACGAGCCACACCCCTTACGGCCGCTACCGGGACGGGAGGGTGCGGGAGGCCCTCCCCGTGCCCCTCCACCTCCTCCCCGCCCCCCACCTCCTCCCCCCCGACCTCCCCCGGGCCTACCGGGTTTACACCCCCTTTAGCCGCCTCTACCGGGGGGCCGCCCCGCCCCTTCCCCCTCCCGAGGCCCTGCCCAAGGGGCCAGAGGAGGGGGAAATCCCCCGGGAAGACCCGGGGCTTCCCCTCCCCGAGCCGGGGGAGGAGGCGGCCCTCGCGGGGCTTCGGGCCTTCCTCGAGGCCAAGCTCCCCCGCTACGCCGAGGAGCGGGACCGGCTGGACGGAGAGGGGGGCTCGAGGCTCTCCCCCTACTTCGCCCTAGGGGTCCTCTCCCCCAGGCTCGCCGCCTGGGAGGCGGAAAGGCGGGGCGGGGAGGGAGCGAGGAAGTGGGTGGCGGAGCTCCTCTGGCGGGACTTCTCCTACCACCTCCTCTACCACTTCCCCTGGATGGCGGAAAGGCCCCTGGACCCGAGGTTCCAGGCCTTCCCCTGGCAGGAGGACGAGGCCCTCTTCCAAGCTTGGTACGAGGGGAAGACGGGCGTCCCCCTGGTGGACGCCGCCATGCGGGAGCTCCACGCCACGGGCTTCCTCTCCAACCGGGCCCGGATGAACGCGGCCCAGTTCGCGGTGAAGCACCTCCTCCTCCCCTGGAAAAGGTGCGAGGAGGCCTTCCGCCACCTCCTCCTGGACGGGGACCGGGCGGTGAACCTCCAGGGCTGGCAGTGGGCGGGGGGCCTGGGGGTGGACGCCGCCCCCTACTTCCGGGTCTTCAACCCGGTGCTCCAGGGGGAAAGGCACGACCCCGAGGGGAGGTGGCTTAAGCGCTGGGCCCCGGAATACCCCTCCTACGCCCCCAAGGACCCCGTGGTGGACCTGGAGGAGGCGAGAAGGCGCTACCTGCGCCTGGCGAGGGATCTCGCCCGAGGGTAG
- a CDS encoding cytochrome P450, which translates to MKRLSLREAWPYLKDLQQDPLAVLLEWGRAHPRLFLPLPRFPLALIFDPEGVEGALLAEGTTKATFQYRALSRLTGRGLLTDWGKSWKEARKALKDPFLPKSVRGYREAMEEEAWAFFGEWRGEERDLDHEMLALSLRLLGRALFGKPLSPSLAEHALKALDRIMAQTRSPLALLDLAAEARFRKDRGALYREAEALIVHPPLSHLPRERALSEAVTLLVAGHETVASALTWSFLLLSHRPDWQKRVAESEEAALAAFQEALRLYPPAWILTRRLERPLLLGEDRLPQGTTLVLSPYVTQRLYFPEGEAFQPERFLAERGTPSGRYFPFGLGQRLCLGRDFALLEGPIVLRAFFRRFRLDPLPFPRVLAQVTLRPEGGLPARPREGVRA; encoded by the coding sequence ATGAAGCGCCTTTCCCTGAGGGAGGCCTGGCCCTACCTGAAAGACCTCCAGCAAGATCCCCTCGCCGTCCTGCTGGAGTGGGGCCGGGCCCACCCCCGGCTCTTCCTTCCCCTGCCCCGCTTCCCCCTGGCCCTGATCTTTGACCCCGAGGGGGTGGAGGGGGCACTCCTCGCCGAGGGGACCACCAAGGCCACCTTCCAGTACCGGGCCCTCTCCCGCCTCACGGGGAGGGGCCTCCTCACCGACTGGGGGAAAAGCTGGAAGGAGGCGCGCAAGGCCCTCAAAGACCCCTTCCTGCCGAAAAGCGTCCGCGGCTACCGGGAGGCCATGGAGGAGGAGGCCTGGGCCTTCTTCGGGGAGTGGCGGGGGGAGGAGCGGGACCTGGACCACGAGATGCTCGCCCTCTCCCTGCGCCTCCTCGGGCGGGCCCTCTTCGGGAAGCCCCTCTCCCCAAGCCTCGCGGAGCACGCCCTTAAGGCCCTGGACCGGATCATGGCCCAGACCAGGAGCCCCCTGGCCCTCCTGGACCTGGCCGCCGAAGCCCGCTTCCGTAAGGACCGGGGGGCCCTCTACCGCGAGGCGGAGGCCCTCATCGTCCACCCGCCCCTCTCCCACCTTCCCCGAGAGCGCGCCCTGAGCGAGGCCGTGACCCTCCTGGTGGCGGGCCACGAGACGGTGGCGAGCGCCCTCACCTGGTCCTTTCTCCTCCTCTCCCACCGCCCGGACTGGCAGAAGCGGGTGGCCGAGAGCGAGGAGGCGGCCCTCGCCGCCTTCCAGGAGGCCCTGAGGCTCTACCCCCCCGCCTGGATCCTCACCCGGAGGCTGGAAAGGCCCCTCCTCCTGGGAGAGGACCGGCTCCCCCAGGGCACCACCCTGGTCCTCTCCCCCTACGTGACCCAGAGGCTCTACTTCCCCGAGGGGGAGGCCTTCCAGCCCGAGCGCTTCCTGGCGGAAAGGGGGACCCCTTCCGGGCGCTACTTCCCCTTTGGCCTGGGGCAGAGGCTTTGCCTGGGGCGGGACTTCGCCCTCCTCGAGGGCCCCATCGTCCTCAGGGCCTTCTTCCGCCGCTTCCGCCTAGACCCCCTCCCCTTCCCCCGGGTCCTCGCCCAGGTCACCCTGAGGCCCGAAGGCGGGCTTCCCGCGCGGCCTAGGGAGGGGGTGCGGGCGTGA